One stretch of Podospora pseudoanserina strain CBS 124.78 chromosome 4, whole genome shotgun sequence DNA includes these proteins:
- a CDS encoding hypothetical protein (antiSMASH:Cluster_8), with protein sequence MEPSNLEPPSYTSAVTNNSCQLQVGAGGLPPPPYAATLPTPFSPTAEREDIIQTIPLHLLHEYDHGPYIRWIDCPFCLKGTPVRRAVTRGFHNGVLKMWLGWSIITGGIGMFYRPTHNDTVDYFCGDCQNKVATSHPDKGPMETFGPGGHSRTFDR encoded by the exons ATGGAGCCTAGTAATCTCGAACCTCCATCATATACCTCTGCAGTCACCAATAATTCTTGCCAGCTTCAAGTCGGTGCTGGCGGATTGCCGCCACCTCCTTATGCTGCAACGTTGCCAACCCCTTTCTCTCCGACAGCAGAACGAGAGGATATCATCCAAACGATACCTCTTCACCTTTTACACGAATATGACCACGGCCCATATATCCGGTGGATCGACTGCCCATTCTGCTTAAAAGGCACTCCTGTAAGAAGGGCCGTAACCAGGGGTTTTCA CAACGGTGTATTGAAGATGTGGCTGGGCTGGTCCATCATCACAGGAGGCATCGGGATGTTTTACCGACCAACCCATAACGACACGGTCGATTACTTTTGCGGTGACTGCCAAAACAAGGTGGCAACGAGCCATCCAGACAAGGGCCCGATGGAGACGTTTGGACCAGGGGGTCATAGTCGAACATTTGATAGGTAG
- a CDS encoding hypothetical protein (antiSMASH:Cluster_8), giving the protein MGQTALNAELLATPLQMLGNVQFDPSSPPKVKCPFCRQVTTVEREEVRKGTELWRNLCCILSAPFCFCSYVYCWDYVDFFCADCHSKVACQESERTGSGLVVYGPGGQTQRYHWSTTA; this is encoded by the exons ATGGGTCAAACAGCACTAAATGCTGAGCTGTTGGCCACCCCCCTCCAGATGTTGGGAAATGTGCAATTTGATCCCTCAAGCCCCCCAAAGGTTAAATGTCCATTCTGCCGCCAGGTCACCACGGTTGAACGGGAGGAAGTCCGTAAAGGCACCGA GCTATGGAGGAACCTATGCTGCATATTGTCAGCTCCTTTCTGCTTCTGCAGTTATGTGTACTGCTGGGACTATGTTGACTTCTTCTGTGCTGACTGCCATTCCAAGGTGGCGTGCCAGGAGTCTGAGAGAACGGGATCCGGCCTAGTGGTCTACGGACCTGGAGGTCAGACTCAGAGGTATCACTGGAGCACCACAGCTTAG